In the Excalfactoria chinensis isolate bCotChi1 chromosome 18, bCotChi1.hap2, whole genome shotgun sequence genome, CATAAGATGGGAAACGTGGTCAATGATTTGTGCATAACTTTTTCCCCACGATTGCAGCTGGGCTGGTGCTGGAGATGTGTGGAAGCTCAGCTCGCCCCACGTCTGATGGGGGGCAGCTCCCTGCCTTGCCCTTGGCTGTGCACTGATCCTTCCACCTCTGCTAAAGGTCCCATCTGTGCTGGGTGAGCCTGCAGTGACTCAATAGCTCCTTGTAGGAGTCCTTTGGCTGTACTTCGATCCGAGCCATCTCAGAGGAGGACTATGGACACTGGTAAGGCTCTGCCTCAGGTGAGCACTGCAGGAAGTGTTGGTGTTTGCTTtgaaacagcacagagaaaggtTACTGTGCCTCAGTCAGAGTCTGGCTGGGCACGTGGCTTTGTCACACCGTTCTGACCCCATTCCTCTTTGGGATGATGAGCCTGCTCTCAAACTGTCCccatcctctcctcctcccctccctcccgtTCCAGCACAGGGTGAAATTGATCACTGCATATTTATTGATGTTATGAACActtgaaagaaaggaggaagaaagaaacgTTGCCATAGAAACATCGATGCAGcctcccatccccagcactgggGGAGAACGGTGCGCCCACCCCCTTGTGCCCCTTGGGGTGGCTTGTGGGGAGCAGAGGAGAGCTCAGAATTGGGGGCTCAtgctcagcccccccccccatgccaAACTCAGTCCCCTCTGCTCACAACAGCCCAGTTGCCCTGAGTGCTCTGTCTGCTTGATGGATGTTGCAATGCATCTCTTGGAggcacattttctttctttaagtatttatttattattattattattatttccccaGCAGAGTCCTGGCACAGCCTGTGGTTTGGAGGGTGCAATTTAGCGCTTGCAAATAACTGTCCTGCTGCACTTCTGTGTGCCTGCCATGAGACAGGAGCATCGTTTGGTGCTGAACTTGCCCTGAGtgaggcagctggagctgggatTGCCAACACCTCGGCATTGCCAGGAGCAAAGGGCAGTGTTGGCATTGGCAGTGCTGGATCTGCCCAAAGGAGAAGGCAAAATTGGTGTGGAGCTGCttggggtggagggggggggggctcttCCCTAAACTGCTGCCCCTTTGGCACTGGAGCACAGGACTGTGGCATCCAGGGCTGTTCCAGCCTCTCTGCACCGGgttttcctgcagtgctgggctggatgggagGCTGTAGGTGAGGGCAGGAGGGGACAAGGATGCTGGAGGTCAGTCACCGCTGTGCCACCCACTGGGGACAGCTGCATCAGGTCGGTGTGGGGCAGGTTTGCGTGCTCGCAGGGGGATGTCTCAGGGGTGAGATGttctccagccctgctgccatgTCTGGGTTGGCACGCAGGAGCTCACTCATGCAAGTGGCAGTGTGACACTAAGCAGAATTTGCTGCCGGAGGGGCTTCTCGTTAATAGGAAGGAGAGCGCAGAGCGCTGCTCCACACCCACGGCCGTGCTTGGGCTGTCCCCGTGGGGACTGTCACTGCAGCATCACCccgctgcagccctgcagtgcaccTCCCCGGGTATCCAACTGCAGTCCCAGTGTGGcatgcacagctctgggacCCAGCCaacacagaaggaagggatgcgGGGctccctcctcttcttccatctCTGAGGCTGGGAGATGTGGGGCAGGGCTGAGTGCGAAGCAAACAGGGTGCCTCCCTTCCCCAGGGCACCCCAGCAGCCGCCCTGCAGCATCTTTTGCACCACGGCGAGTCGTCAGGAATGGTGGGGATGCAGCTCACCCCGCAGCCCTCACCTCCCAAAGCGGAAGGCGAAGCCacctttcttcctgctgtagCCATTGAGCTCCTCAGCCAGGTCCCCCAGCGTTCCGCCACCTCCTCGCTTCTCCGAGCCCTCCTGCCGTCCCCGTGGGcccccactgtgctgctgcccgtagccccgcagcaccctggcGATgcccagcagtgtgcccagctCCTCGCTTTGCCGCCGCATCGGGGCTGCCCACCCACAGGGACCCACAGCCACGGCTCCTCTCCAGTGTGGCTCCAGCACATCCTCAGGGTGTCGGGGCTGGTGGTGCTCGTGGGGTGGGCAGGAGGCCGCCAGGCTCAGCAGGATGAGGCAGGACAGCGAATAGGATGCTCTCATCTGGGGGGGAGCacagggagggagagaggtGGTGAAGTGCTCAGCATCCTTAGGGGTATCAAGGGCTTCCTTCAATGCAGCGTCCTATCCATGGAGCATCTGAGCCAGGCAGCCTCCCCTCTATGGAGCATCCCCGCTACGGAGCATCCCCTCCATGTACCAGCACTGCTATGGGGTAGACACCCATATATGTGCTGCAGCACCCTTAAAGCAGCCAGAAACCTCCCCCATACAACCCCTCACTGAGCTGCTCTCTCTGCAGCTTTATCCTCCTGacctctcccttcctctctaCACTCCGTGCtcgctgcctgcagccctgcagtccCTCCCCTGGTCTGCTGCCAGGCCCGGCACGGTTCAGGCTGGCTGCACGGGGCTGTTAACGGGGCAGGCTGATGGGAGCAGCTGATGGGAGCTGCAGCCGCGTGCTCCTCTTAGCAGCACTGCGGGGAGGACTTAAGTGCGTTCACCTGAGCAGCGCTCAGCTCTGAGTGTGCAGGTCCCACCTGCAGCGCCCCTCTAATGCGTGCAGGGGAAGGAGCTCGCAGCCATCGCTCTGCTTTATGGGGCTGAGCGGTGCCCGGGTGACCTTGGGCAGCTCTGCAAAACTTCAGAGAGGGAGAATGgagttttttcctttcattttcaggagatgctgccttagAAATCACTCAGACCCCGCTAAGCCCGAAGCGCTGTGGATCCCAGCTCCCCTCCTGCTTTGGGCTTTGCTTTGGGGCACTCTGTTCCTCCACCCCACCTTGCTCCCAACCTGGGCACTCCCAGCACAAAGCGCCTTACCCTGCAccagccccatcccatcctgGGCTGTTCCCACTCCTGCAGCCCAGGGTTGTGTCTCTGCTGTCCCCATCACTCACCTCTCAGCCTTGGGTGATGCCCAGCACCTGGCCCTGCTCCGCGCTGCCCTGCGTGCATCCGGGCTGAGCTGGACATTAAATAGCTGCGGGTGCTAATTGCCTCGTGCCGGAGGCTGGGCTGCTGCGGGGAGGTGGGGGGACAGAGGAGATGGGACTGGCCAAGCCACTACAACGGGGTTAATGAGCCGCCTTAATTTGTGGCTTCgttatgaggagaggctgagcaggagctgtgctcctggctTGGAGCCAGTGGCAGTGACGCTGGTTGGGGACACGAGCACTCCCACCTGCAGCTCGATGTGAGCCCGTCACTGCAGGTTGGATGGGGGTGCAGACCCTGCAGACACTCCTGCACTCCTAAACCCACTCGGGACCCATTCCCTCATGGAGAAGCCCCTTTGTTCCCACTCTGCTTGGCCAATGCTCACAGCCACCAGCTGGTTCCCAACCCTGGAACTTGGCTGTTCCCTCCCACACCCTGGGATAGAGGTGAGCAGTGGGTGAAGGGATCTGACCCCACTCATTGCTGTGACCCCACTCATTGCTGTGCCCATCCGCACACTGTGGCTTTCCCATAGGTTTGGGTTCCCCGTGGTGTTCCCAAACAGCTGCCAGGTACCACTGTCCTTCTGCTGGTGGCCCTGTGCCGTGACCATAGAGGAGAGCACACCGGTAACGATGAGTTCCTTTTATTAAGGAGTTCAGAAAGTCCACGTGGACAGAGCTGGACACCACTCACACACAATGGAGACCTCACGGCACAGCAACACGACATGACGGCTGTGGGGAGGGACACGGCTGTGCTCCAGCCCCGGAGCCACACAGTGCCCCTTCTGTCCCCAGCACCAGACTGCAGCTGTGCCGTCCCCTGATGTCCCCATGGCCACCCGGGGGAGGTGGCACTGGGAGTGGGTCCATCCCAGCCTGGGGTTACTTACTGGGTGCCATGTGCACTCCCAGCACTCATCCTGGAAAATCCATCATCTCGGGTTGTATGGAATTACCTCTCGTGCAATGCGAAACAAACTCATCTGGGAGTCCTGGGTGGGATGGGCAGGACACAGGGAAGTGCTACCAACACACTACAACACCCCATTCCTGACCCTTCAGAGCTCAGGACCACAAGGACCCCACACACGGGCTCCGGGTCCTTCCTCCCGAAGGCAAATGCTGTACAAACCAGCTACGTCTGACCCACCAAAATCAACAAGCTAACAGCAAAGGTGGGCATGACCCCACAGCCCCTTGGGTGCAGCTGGAGGGCTGCTGCCCTGCGAGGGGTGGATTTGGTTGGATGTGAGCAGTGCAATGTCTCTGGCTCAGGGTGGCCCCAGCACATTGTGTGTCCCCAGACCCCACAGGGCAGAAGGATGGAGAATCACCCGCAGGAGAAAACTCTCATCTGGTGTGGAATGAGAGCAGGGGACGGCTTAAGGAAAGGAGCACGTCGGGAAGTGCAGAGCTGCGGCTGCAGGAATGAACCTTTGATCTCACTGTGCTTTGGGTTcctttgcagcacagcactggggtcGCCTTCCCCTCCTTGGGGCgctccagcagctctccatGGGGTTGGGGTCTGTTGTGGGGCCGTATCCTCAGTGCTGTGGGAAATGATGCAAAGGTGCAGGGAGTCCTGgcttcccctccccccacacCAGctttttttggggttttttcttttggacAAAAGCCCCCATTGGAGTCCTTGTGGGAACCTTTCCCATTCCTATGGGGTCGGGGGCTGCTGCACCCCTCAGCAGCACGGTGCCTGGTGGGCTGAGGATGCAGCCCCGTTATCAGCGCCCTGCAGATGCTAAGCCCCACTCAGGGCTGCTTTTTTGCAAAACCTTAATGGGATTGGAAGAAACGAAAGGCTTTGAATATCTGCAGGTGCAGAGCCAGAGCTGGAGCGTGGCTCATCGGGGATGGAAATGAATGCGAGTTGCCGGGTGGGGGACTCTGTGGGGGTGCTGCTGAAACAGAGGGCAAGGTCACAGATTCTGGATGGTGAAAACCCATCGTGTGTCCggggcaggagctgtgcagggaaggcagagccGTACTGGGGGTTGAGCCTTCcttgcttcctcttcttcctcctgctctctgcttccCTGATGCcaccacacagctctgtgccgTGCTTGGCTGTGGGCATCCATCCCTGCAGCGCTGTGCCCATTTGCTGTGCAGCTCCATGAGCAGGGGCAGTGAGGTCTGTAGGTGTCCCTTCCCCTTTCcaagggaggagaggagaatgTTTGCAGGCAGAGAAGGAACCACTGGCACTCGTGTGAGCACCAACCCAGCAGAGCCCTCCCTGTCCTCAGTAGCACCGTGGGGGCTCAATGCCCCAGAAATGGCCTCCAGCCCCCtcagccccctcccctccctgtgcATCGCTCCCCAGATCCCCACCACACCACAAGCATTGAGAGTGACCCAGGGAGGGGACACCCATCCTGGTGGGAAGCAGAGGGGTCAGGACAAAGCCATTGTCCCCAGTGGGGGGATGCTCCCACAGGACCTCAGGGCAGGACGATGGCATGGGGTGCACCAGGAGGAGGGGAACCATGGGGCAGTGGGAAGGGCAGGGGTCAGGGAGGGGGTCGGTCCATCTGCTAATTCTCCTCCCGGACGGGTCGGATCTTCATCTCAGTGAACTTGAGGGAGTATTGCCAGCCGGTCCAGGAGGACCACTCGATGCCGTCGGCGTAGGAGCTGTGGTGACCCTTGAGGTACTGCCCGTTGAGGTTGGACGTGTGGCAGTTGCGGTACCACCATGCGCCGTGGTAGAACGCCGCACAGTTGTTCTCTGAGTGGTCGTTGTCCAGGTCCTTGGTGGTGAACTTCATCCCGTTGTGCTTCAGGAAGGAATCTCCTGCCGCAGGTAAAAGGAGCCGTGAAGGGCCCTCCCCACccctctccctgccctcccAAAGCCCCGTGCACTCCAATAGAGCTTCTTGGTGCCGTATGGGGCACTCGGGCTCACCATTCAGCCACAGCCACCCTCCAGCTTCCAGCTCTCAGTGGATGGGATTTGGTCCCCTGTGGAGCCCTACCTGCTGTCCCCGAGTAGTCAGCGATGGAGATGGGGTACCCATCCTCCTCGGGGTCAACAGAGAAGAGCCCCACACCGAAGCTGCCATAATGTGCGAAGGCCGTGCCGTTGTCGAAGTCCTCCAGGTCAATGCGCAGCTCGTAGCTGCCCTGCACCGTCAGCACGTGGATCCGCTTCAGCCCTACATGGAGTGGGGTGAGCAGGGCAGAGGGGGGGTCCTTGGGATGCACTGATCCCCATTTCCAGCCCCCACTGCCCTGGCCAAGGATATGTGTGCAGCCCATGGGCAAACGGCAGCACCGCTCACCTGCCTATTGCTGACCATTGCCCTGCACTCCTTGTGGCTGCCTGGCCATGGCATGCAGGACACATGTACTAGCTCAGCCATTGGGGTGCATTGTGTCAGTCACTGTTTAGGCCACTGGGTGCATTGATTTAACTATTTGGGTATGCTGGCTCAGCCATTGGGTGCACTGTTTTGGCCATTGTGTGCATTGGCTTGGCCATCAGGGTGCATTGATTTAGCTATCTGGGCGTGCTGGCTCAGCCATTGGGTGCATTGGTTTGGCCACCGGAGTGCATGGGTTCAGTTGTTTGCAAAGGACACCCCACGCACCTAACCAGTGCTCTCCTGTCAGCTTCCCAAAGCCATCCCGGTACGCTTCCCAGCCACGGAAGAAGTTCACAGAGCCGTCCTCCCGTCGCTGAAATACCTGGGGAGACACAGGGGAAGGCAGGGCAGCTCCGGGCTCAGCCCAGCTGTTCTctcctcccctttcccccccgTCTCTGTTCGTCAGCATCTCATGCCTTGCGTGTGTTTTGTCCTCTTTTATCTTTAGTTTCGAGTTTGATTTATTGACAACGATCCAGAAAACGCTGCTCCCCGCCTGACCATTCGAACGTAATTAAGCCTCCAGCCCTGGATTAATTGCATTAAACTTGGCCgctccagccctgcctgcagggGAACGGAGCCGGCGAGATGGCCCCGGAGCTCTGCGCTCCCACGGCCGCGATGCTCAGAGCCGGCAGAGGCAGCGCTGTGCGCTGTGCCACCTCCCCGGGCTGCCCCT is a window encoding:
- the QRFP gene encoding orexigenic neuropeptide QRFP, which codes for MRASYSLSCLILLSLAASCPPHEHHQPRHPEDVLEPHWRGAVAVGPCGWAAPMRRQSEELGTLLGIARVLRGYGQQHSGGPRGRQEGSEKRGGGGTLGDLAEELNGYSRKKGGFAFRFGR